Genomic DNA from Pelosinus sp. UFO1:
CCGAAGGCAGTAGAAGTAAAAGCTATGCAGGTAATACAGCAGGATGCTCGGACTAACTACGAATTTGTAGGGCAAGTAAAATCGAAAAATGAAGTAAAAATAATGTCTAAAGTGTCTGGCAATATAGTGGAGAAGATGGTGAATGGCGGAGATAGCGTCTATAAAGGACAGCCATTGTTTCGAATTGATAATAAGCAATACAGGTCAGCCATAAATTCCGCTAGGGCGACCCTCAATAAGTCAAAGGCGACACTTAACAATGACCAAAAAGATGTGGAAAGATACAAGCAATTAACAGCTATCAATGGCATTGCTCAGCAAACGTTAGATACGCAGGTAGCCCAAGCAGAAGAAGACGCTGCTACGGTCGCAGTTAACCAAGCTAGCTTGCAACAGGCAATCGAGGATGAACAAGATACTCTGATACTCTCACCTGTTGATGGCCGTATTGATGTGAATGATGTCAGCATGGGTTCTTATGTAGTAGCGGGGTCTACGACAATGGCTACAGTATCATCCGTAGATCCAGTGTGGGTGCAATTTAGTATGAGTGAAAATGAATATTTAGATCTTGTCCAGTTAGGAAACGGTACTTTACCAAGTACTTTTAAGGATAATCTTAAACTTACTCTTAGTAATGGAACCCAATATCCGTTGTTAGGGCGCATCGAACAAGTCGATAAAGGCGTTACTGATACAACAGGTACAATTACGCTAAAAGCCTCTTTTAGTAATCCGCAAAACATTCTCATGCCTGGTATGTTTGCTAGGGTAGTAACTCAGGGAGCATTACATCAGGGGGCTTTACTAATCCCGCAACGGGCAGTAACAGAATTGTTAAATAAGACGTTTGTTACCGTAGTAACAGACGAGAATAAGGCAGAGAGCAGAGAAGTGACGATGGGAGAACGGATTGGCAATCTATGGTTAGTACAAAATGGACTAACTGTTAATGATCGCGTTATTGTGGAAGGTACTAACAAAGTTAAAGCGGGAACCGCATTACAAGTAACGATGATACAAGCGGATGAATTGCAAATTCCGGCTAAGCGATAGGGGGGATTTTGAATGGCACAATTCTTTATAAAACGACCTGTTTTTGCGATCGTTTTATCGATTATCATAACAATAATAGGCGTGACCGCTGCAGTAAATTTACCTATAGCTCAGTATCCTCAGATCTCTCCGCCAACAGTTTCGATTAGTACAACGTACCAAGGAGCAAACGCTGAGGTCATAGATCAAACTGTAGCTCAGATCATTGAACAACAAGTCAATGGAGTGGAAGGAATGTCTTATATGTCTTCCACTAGTACAGATTCAGGTTCCTATTCGTTAAATGTTCAATTTGAGTCTGGGATCAATGCTGATACTGCAGCTGTACAGACTCAAAATCGGGTATCAGAGGCGACGTCAGCACTGCCAAGTGATGTTCAGACCGCCGGCATTACGACCAGGAAATCATCTCAAGATATGTCCCTGATTTTTAATCTCTATTCGGACGATGATACTTATGACGTAAATTTCTTGAAAAATTATGGCAGTATTTATCTTCTCGATCAGATAAAACGTGTCAGTGGTGTGGGAGAAGTATCGGAATTTGGTTCTGATTATGGTATGAGAATATGGTTGCAACCTGAGAAGATGGCAAATCTTGGAGTTTCTATAACGCAAGTGACTAATGCCATTACAAATCAGAATATCCAAGCACCTGCTGGCGCTATTGGACAAATGCCCGAAGATTCTCAGCAGGAATTTCAATATAGTACCAGAATAAAAGGACGTTTATCTACTCCCAAAGAATTTGGGAATATCATTGTCACCGCCAAAGGAGACGGTTCGTTTATTCGTATAAAAGATATAGCGCGGGTGGAATTAGGAAGTAAATCCTACACGAATGCAAGCATGGTAAATGGTCATACTAGTGCAGGGTTTGCTGTTAAGCTAACAAGTGATGCCAATGCTTTGCAGACAATTGGTAATGTAAAGACAGTTATTGCAAAGGCGTCAGAAAAATTCCCTGTTGGTATGCAATATAAAATTGTCGTAGATAATACTGAATTTATTAGGCAATCAATGATTGAAGTTATTAAAAGCTTTGCCGAAGCAATGCTGCTAGTTTTAGTTGTTGTATTTCTTTTCTTGCAGAGCTGGCGTGCTACATTGATTCCCATGCTAGCCATTCCAGTATCCTTGCTAGGAACATTTGCTGCTTTTACTGCATTAGGATTTACCATCAATACATTAACCTTATTTGCCATGGTACTTGCCATAGGGCTGGTAGTTGATGATGCGATTGTTGTTATTGAGGCTGTCGAGCATCATATGCGATACTCAGGACTTTCGCCGCTAGACGCTACTAAGCGGGCGATGAGTGAAGTATCTGGACCAGTCGTTGCCATTGCCTTTGTATTAGCTTCCGTATTCATCCCCGTAGCTTTTTTTGGCGGGATGATGGGGATTTTATACAAGCAATTTGCCTTAACCATTGCTGTAGCAATGGCTTTATCAGCTCTTATCGCTTTGTCTCTTACACCGGCTCTTTGCATATTATTACTGAAGCCCTATGATTCAAATGCGCATAGTGGAATGGTCGGTAAATTTTTTGAACAGTTCAATCACTGGTTTGAAGGAAGAACTGAGAAATATGGAAATGGTTTAATAAAGGTCATTTCCAAAGCGCGTTTATGCATGGTCCTATTAGTCGTTTTAAGTCTCTCGATTGGAGGATTGTATAAATTAGTGCCTACTTCTTTTGTGCCTGATGAAGATCAGGGATTCTACATAACATCAATTTCTTTGCCTGAGGCAGCGAGTCTAAATCGTACAACGGCAGCCATGAAAGAGTTTTTAAGCAAGGTAAGCTCTCAACCAGGAGTTGCGAATGTTATGTCCATAACGGGGTTAGATTTATTAGGGGGAGGATCTAAATCCAGTGCAGGGGCAATGTTTGTTTCATTGGATTCGTGGGAGCAGAGAAAAAGTCCCCAATTATTAGTAGGAGCCCAAATTGGGCAAACCTTTATGAGCGGCTCACATTTGCCTGAAGGATCTGTGATTGCTTTTGCTCCTCCTGCCCTACCAGGACTTGGTATGGTGGGTGGATTAACGTTAATGTTGGAAGATCAAAATGGGGGTTCATTGGATGATCTGGATGATGTGTCCCAAGCTTTTGTCACTGCAGCGAAAGAAAGGCCTGAAATTGGATCGATTTCTTCAAATTTTAAATCCGATACACCAGGCTATCAATTTGAGGTCGACCGGGAAAAGGCTGAGAACATGGGCGTGGCCGTTGGAGATGTATTTACTGCCTTACAGGTGTTTCTCGGGGGATCGCAGGTTAATGATTTTAATGAATTTGGTCGTACGTACAAGGTTATTGTACAGGCAGAAACGGCTTTCCGTAGTGATATTAATGCGACACGGTACTTGTTTGTAAAAAGTTCTTCTGGGGCAATGGTGCCATTAAATACTCTGATAAAACCTACGAGTATCAATGCACCCGCGACCATCGTAAGATATAATGGTCTCAAAGCGGTTAAAATCAGTGCAACGCAGGCGTCGGGGTATAGTTCAGGTCAGGCAATGACTGCCTTGGAAGAAGTTGCAAAAACATTACCTAGTGGCTATTCTTATGAATGGTCAGGTCAAAGTCGTGAAGAAAGATTGTCAGGTAGTCGCACCCCCATCGTGTTTGGTATGGCGATTACATTTGCATTTTTATGTTTAGCTGCTCTGTATGAAAGTTGGAGTGTTCCCTTTGCAGTGTTGCTTACCGTTCCGGTAGGAATATTTGGTGCGTTCTTATCTCAGTATGCACGCAACTTAGAAAATAGCGTATATATGCAAATCGCTTTAGTTATGCTAATTGGCTTGGCAGCGAAGAACGCTATATTAATTGTAGAGTTTGCTAAAGTAAGAGTCGATAATGGTATGGATATCGTTCAGGCCGCCATTGAAGCAGCCAAGATCCGTCTACGTCCTATTATTATGACCTCATTAGCGTTTATTATTGGTTGTGTTCCTTTGGCGGTTGCTACCGGTGCTGGCGCTGGTGCCAGAAATTCTATGGGAACGGCAGTGGTAGGGGGTATGTTTACAGCTACAGCACTAGGAATATTCTTAATACCCGTTCTCTTTGTAGTGGTAGAAAAGATAACCGAAAAAGTTAATCGATTACGTAAAGGGAGAACTATAGACGTATAAACCCCAATTTATTATTAGAGTAAGGCAATAAGAAAGGCTTGGGCGATGTAAAATCCAAGCCTTTCTTAAATCGCCTCTATAACACATAGTTTAATGGTTGTGAAATTTATTTAGCAGTGCCTTATTGCCATCTTTACCTTTTGGGGGTAGATGGCTTTTTTAATAACCAAAAAATATGTATTTTGGGAATCTATACCTTTCGTTAGAGGTAATAATATTGAAAATCATCTATAATTGGAAAGCAAATGGAAATCCAAAGGATGGTGTTTTTTAATTAATACCACCGAGATGTATATTTCTTTTTTTATTTTCCCTGAGACTGCTTTCCTAGTTTAGTAGAGATAGTCATCTTTAGGAAAATAGTAAAGTAATATAAAAAGTTATAAATTAAGGAGTTGTAATTGTATTTATGTTTAAAAAATCAAAAAAAGTATCTTTTCTAGTAGTGGTTGCTCTTTTATGTTTTATGTTTTCTTCAGTAATGGTAGCTGGTGCCTCACCAAAACGTATTGGTATTACCAAATTTGAAACAAACAACTTTACAGTAAGGGTTCCTGGCGGCGGTCATTATGATATTGGGTTAGGGGCTACGGATATGTTAACGAACGAGTTAGCAAAAAACAAGAGCTTTGAAGTAATCGAGAGGGATCAAATTAGGTCGGTACTCGATGAACAAGCTTTTGGTGCATCAGGTGCTCTTGATGATAGTACAGCTGCTCAAATAGGCAAGTTAGTGGGTTTGAAATATATTGTATACGGAAAAATTCTTTCGGCAGGGGCTGAAGAAAACCGGACTTCTGTCATGGGTGTAGCTGTGAATCAATTAAATATAAAGGTACAAATTAGTGTTCGCATGATTGACTCTACTACAGGTTCTATCGTTTGGGCAGACCAAGTGGATGGGAATGTGAAAAAAAGTGGTGGAGCAATACAAGGGATTGGCTCGGTACAGACCGGTGTATCCGCTAGTGTTTATGACGAAGCATTGGGAATTGCAATTAAAAAAATTGCCACTAATATTAGCAAGCAATCCCCTCTTGAAGGTTGTGTAGCAAAAGTAAGCGGTCGTAAATTGTATCTGGACATTGGTAGAGAGCAAGGTGTTCAACCTGGTCAGTCCTTCATGGTATACAAAGAAGGCGAAACAATTACTAATGCCGCTGGCGAAGTAATTGGCGTAGAAAAAGGCGATATTTGTAAAGTTAAAATTTCGAGTGTAGAAGGACAAATGTCAGTGGCTACTATTGAAGGCAATGGTGCTGCTCTAGTTGAGCAAGGCAATAAGGTTCGCTCACTCTAATTCTTGTAGATAGGAGGTGGCGGTCATTAAAAAGAAATTTTGTTGCTGTTTGGTAATCGTATTTACATTATTGTTGTGTAATATAGCCTGGGCCAACAGCGTAACTGTTGAGGGAAATGGTCCAACACGGGACGATGCCATTCGTGATGCTCTTCGTATAGCAGTAGAACAAGCTGTGGGGGCATTAGTTGATTCGAATACAATATCGAACAATAATCAGATTATCTCAGATGAGATCTACGTCCATTCCCAGGGATTTGTGCAAGATTATCACATCATTAGTGAACAAAGTAATCGAGGATCTTATACCGTTTCAGTTAACGTTACTGTAGATACAGAACCCCAATCTGCTCTTTATAACAAATTGCAAAAGTTAAAGCTTATTGAGGTAATGCTAAGAGATCCACGAATTGCTGTTATTATTCCTGAATTTCACCAGGCATCGTCAATTGCCAATTCTGCAAGTGAGACGGTAGTTATACAAAAACTTCGAGATGCAGGCTTTAAACATGTCATTGATGCTCGTCAATTACAGCATGTTCAGGAAAATCAATTGGTTCGTGCTATTTTGGATGATGATTTTGAATCAGCCAAAGTATTAGCTACTACAGAAC
This window encodes:
- a CDS encoding efflux RND transporter periplasmic adaptor subunit: MNSKHSNKLYFGLIILVVLIVTAVVRSGLLSKTEATQIPKAVEVKAMQVIQQDARTNYEFVGQVKSKNEVKIMSKVSGNIVEKMVNGGDSVYKGQPLFRIDNKQYRSAINSARATLNKSKATLNNDQKDVERYKQLTAINGIAQQTLDTQVAQAEEDAATVAVNQASLQQAIEDEQDTLILSPVDGRIDVNDVSMGSYVVAGSTTMATVSSVDPVWVQFSMSENEYLDLVQLGNGTLPSTFKDNLKLTLSNGTQYPLLGRIEQVDKGVTDTTGTITLKASFSNPQNILMPGMFARVVTQGALHQGALLIPQRAVTELLNKTFVTVVTDENKAESREVTMGERIGNLWLVQNGLTVNDRVIVEGTNKVKAGTALQVTMIQADELQIPAKR
- a CDS encoding CsgG/HfaB family protein is translated as MFKKSKKVSFLVVVALLCFMFSSVMVAGASPKRIGITKFETNNFTVRVPGGGHYDIGLGATDMLTNELAKNKSFEVIERDQIRSVLDEQAFGASGALDDSTAAQIGKLVGLKYIVYGKILSAGAEENRTSVMGVAVNQLNIKVQISVRMIDSTTGSIVWADQVDGNVKKSGGAIQGIGSVQTGVSASVYDEALGIAIKKIATNISKQSPLEGCVAKVSGRKLYLDIGREQGVQPGQSFMVYKEGETITNAAGEVIGVEKGDICKVKISSVEGQMSVATIEGNGAALVEQGNKVRSL
- a CDS encoding efflux RND transporter permease subunit produces the protein MAQFFIKRPVFAIVLSIIITIIGVTAAVNLPIAQYPQISPPTVSISTTYQGANAEVIDQTVAQIIEQQVNGVEGMSYMSSTSTDSGSYSLNVQFESGINADTAAVQTQNRVSEATSALPSDVQTAGITTRKSSQDMSLIFNLYSDDDTYDVNFLKNYGSIYLLDQIKRVSGVGEVSEFGSDYGMRIWLQPEKMANLGVSITQVTNAITNQNIQAPAGAIGQMPEDSQQEFQYSTRIKGRLSTPKEFGNIIVTAKGDGSFIRIKDIARVELGSKSYTNASMVNGHTSAGFAVKLTSDANALQTIGNVKTVIAKASEKFPVGMQYKIVVDNTEFIRQSMIEVIKSFAEAMLLVLVVVFLFLQSWRATLIPMLAIPVSLLGTFAAFTALGFTINTLTLFAMVLAIGLVVDDAIVVIEAVEHHMRYSGLSPLDATKRAMSEVSGPVVAIAFVLASVFIPVAFFGGMMGILYKQFALTIAVAMALSALIALSLTPALCILLLKPYDSNAHSGMVGKFFEQFNHWFEGRTEKYGNGLIKVISKARLCMVLLVVLSLSIGGLYKLVPTSFVPDEDQGFYITSISLPEAASLNRTTAAMKEFLSKVSSQPGVANVMSITGLDLLGGGSKSSAGAMFVSLDSWEQRKSPQLLVGAQIGQTFMSGSHLPEGSVIAFAPPALPGLGMVGGLTLMLEDQNGGSLDDLDDVSQAFVTAAKERPEIGSISSNFKSDTPGYQFEVDREKAENMGVAVGDVFTALQVFLGGSQVNDFNEFGRTYKVIVQAETAFRSDINATRYLFVKSSSGAMVPLNTLIKPTSINAPATIVRYNGLKAVKISATQASGYSSGQAMTALEEVAKTLPSGYSYEWSGQSREERLSGSRTPIVFGMAITFAFLCLAALYESWSVPFAVLLTVPVGIFGAFLSQYARNLENSVYMQIALVMLIGLAAKNAILIVEFAKVRVDNGMDIVQAAIEAAKIRLRPIIMTSLAFIIGCVPLAVATGAGAGARNSMGTAVVGGMFTATALGIFLIPVLFVVVEKITEKVNRLRKGRTIDV